Proteins encoded in a region of the Zea mays cultivar B73 chromosome 2, Zm-B73-REFERENCE-NAM-5.0, whole genome shotgun sequence genome:
- the LOC100382483 gene encoding uncharacterized protein LOC100382483, giving the protein MALRSPDLRWLGSLTRPGRLAPSPLAALASPRRRRRAPSPSPSPSDSSTPSTAPTSDSGPGAEGMEGLEWKKISAKRFGIKESMIPPEAWNVLHRLRSRGYDVYLVGGCVRDLIMKKTPKDFDIITTADLRQVKDTFLGSAVIVGRRFPICHVHENNSIVEVSSFNTCARGSSGSQIYNSKSQNCSKNDFVRWKNCQRRDFTINGLMFNPYSEKIYDYLGGIEDIKKAKVRTVIPAGTSFQEDCARILRAIRIAARLGFSFPKETAYYVRTLACSVARLDKARILMEMNYMLAYGSAEASLRLLWRFGLLEHLLPFQAAYFSSTRFKRKDKGTNMLLVLFSKLDNFLAPNRPCHNSLWISLLAFHEALARKPCDPLIVATFALAFYLGGDMSLAVDIGKSINRQHDTGFRELLEPKVWTDKHLAGEVQSFAALMKQALTEMTDEYHVANAMAKIPQAPSSDLVFIPLQAYLKVLKFIECVQYGKKERGHEPKRDGMINYHNLSNGTHAEIRNLFTLVVFDTLYPTDTEDENDCSS; this is encoded by the exons ATGGCCCTGCGCTCCCCGGATCTGCGGTGGCTCGGATCGCTCACGAGGCCCGGCCGCCTTGCACCATCCCCACTCGCCGCGCTCGCCTCCccacggcgccgccgccgcgcaccGTCCCCTTCGCCCTCGCCCTCCGACTCCTCCACCCCATCTACCGCCCCTACATCCGACA GTGGGCCGGGAGCGGAGGGGATGGAGGGGCTGGAGTGGAAGAAGATCAGTGCCAAGAGGTTCGGGATCAAGGAGTCCATGATCCCCCCCGAGGCCTGGAACGTACTACACCGCCTCCGCAGCAGAG GATATGATGTGTACCTTGTTGGTGGTTGTGTTCGAgatctcataatgaaaaagacGCCAAAGGATTTCGACATAATAACAACAGCTGATCTTAGGCAG GTGAAAGACACTTTCTTAGGATCAGCTGTTATAGTAGGAAGGCGTTTTCCCATATGTCATGTACATGAGAACAATTCCATCGTTGAG GTGTCAAGTTTTAATACTTGTGCAAGGGGATCAAGTGGTAGCCAGATTTACAATTCAAAGAGCCAAAATtgtagcaagaatgattttgttCGCTGGAAGAACTGCCAAAGGAGGGACTTCACAATTAATGG GTTAATGTTTAACCCATATTCAGAAAAGATCTATGATTACTTGGGAGGCATTGAAGATATTAAGAAAGCTAAG GTCCGTACTGTAATTCCTGCTGGCACTTCGTTTCAGGAGGACTGTG CCCGTATTCTACGTGCAATCAGAATTGCAGCTCGTTTAGGGTTCAGCTTCCCCAAAGAAACAGCTTATTATGTGAGAACACTTGCTTGCTCAGTGGCAAGACTTGATAAG GCAAGGATACTCATGGAGATGAACTATATGCTTGCTTATGGTTCAGCTGAAGCTTCTTTGAGGTTGTTGTGGAGGTTTGGCCTCCTTGAACATTTGTTGCCCTTTCAG GCAGCATATTTCTCTTCGACTCGTTTTAAGAGGAAGGATAAAGGAACTAATATGCTACTT GTCTTATTTTCTAAGCTGGATAATTTTCTTGCACCGAACAGGCCATGTCACAATAGTCTATG GATAAGCCTTTTAGCTTTTCATGAAGCATTGGCACGCAAACCATGTGATCCTTTGATAGTGGCTACTTTTGCACTAGCCTTTTACCTGGGAGGTGATATGTCTTTGGCAGTGGATATCGGAAAATCAATCAACCGACAACATGATACTGGCTTTCGGGAGCTCTTAGAACCCAAAGTCTGGACTGATAAGCATTTGGCAGGTGAAGTACAAAGCTTTGCTGCATTGATGAAGCAGGCATTAACTGAAATGACTGATGAGTATCATGTCGCAAATGCTATGGCAAAAATCCCTCAAGCACCTTCCTCAGATCTT gtATTTATACCACTACAAGCCTACCTGAAGGTTCTCAAATTTATCGAGTGTGTTCAATATGGCAAAAAGGAGCGTGGCCATGAACCAAAACGCGATGGGATGATCAATTACCATAACCTGTCTAATGGTACACATGCAGAAATAAGAAACCTCTTTACACTGGTGGTTTTTGACACACTGTACCCTACAGACACGGAGGATGAAAATGACTGCAGTTCTTAG